The genomic stretch CTTCGAATCGATACAGTCCCCATAATATCTATAACACCTATAAGCATATTCAACCCATATGCCATCACACCTATAAATATCACCACCGCCATCACAAACACAGCTAGCCTTAATACTCTATTATCTCTAAGCCTACTCCAAAACATCTTTACCAGCCAAGGATGAATAAGTAGGGAGTATATTAGTATATTCTTTGAACATGATAATGTGAAAGGGGTGGGGAGATGTTAAAAATCTTTTATAGAATAATTCCCAGCTCTCTACCTCCTAAACCCTCTGATAATATATCCTATTGCAAGGCCTACGATAAGGGCTACAACGGCTGCGATAGCTATGTAGCTGATATCATATTGAGGCCTAGCTTCCACGGTCTTTGTTTCTGTAGCTGTCAATGTCTTTATCTCCTGCCTCGTTACTGTTCCATAGAGTGTGGTATATGATGTCACAGTTGAAGTTGAGACGGCTGTGATAGTGGATGTCTTGATAACAGTTGTATAGATCGTCTCCGTAGCTGTTGCTGTTCTAACCTCAACCACAACTGCCCTTGGGAGTATTGGGAGCGGTGGGGCTATAGAGTCTTTAGGCTTTCCAATACCCAGGATCTCAGATATTGTTGGTGCAACACTCAGAGAGCTTATTAAGCCTAGACTACCTTTAACCACCCCACCTCCATATGCTATGAAGGTTGCATGCAGCTCTTGATACCCCGGCAATATAGTCCCATGATCCCCTGTGAGTGTTTTAAGCGGTATAGCTGGTGAGAAGATAACCGCTGCTCCTTCTCTGATACTTGGAATCCCCCCGATAGCTGTATATCCACATCTAGTTGCTATAACCACATCCCCAACCCTATCTCCCCAAAGGCCTAGTGTTCTAGCCTGCTCCCTCGTGACTACTAAGTCAAATACAGGTTCACCCGTATCTGGGTCTCTCACCGCCTGTATCGCCCTGATAATCTGATCCACTGTTGATCTGTACTCACTCGGATCTACTATACCACCCTCCTCCCTACCCCTGAGGTTTACAAGTATATGGCCATGCCCAGCATACCAAGCCTTTGTCCCGTTCAAAGCCGCCCTCCCCCCGCTTATCGAGATCAGGCCTGCGTTGTAGAGTATAGCGTTTATATTGACCATGTACTTCACAGGGCACTGGCCATGATCGGATGTTATTATGAGAGTAGTTGTTCTAACATCGATATTCCTCAGAATCTCTCCCACGAACTCATCTATCATAGCATATGCTCTCGCTATGAGGCTTCTATAGTAATCGGCTTTTGAGCTATCGTAGTATGGCATTGAAGGATATATCATCCCCAAGAACTGGTGGTAGACATTATCAACCACAGGGGTATATGTGATTATGAAATCCCAGTCTGTGTTTTTAATAATATATATGGTGAACTCCTTAAAAAATCTATTGGTCATATAGACTGTCTCCATATATGTTTCAACATCTATCCAGTCGTTTTGAAGAGCAAAGTAATCCCCGTCTGTAAATGCGCCAACCCTAGATATCACGTTGTTCCACACAGCCCACGCAAGATCTTTATCGCTATACCAAGGCGTGTTGAAAGGCCTCGTTATACCCCTGTATAGCCTGAAATCACTGGGATCAAGCTTTATAGCCTTGAACATAGGTGCTACAATATATTCAGAGCCTCTATAGATAATAGTAGTATTTATTGGAGGGCTCCAACTACCCTCAGAAAGAACTGCTAGAGCCTTCGAAACATCTTTCGAGCCAGTGGTTATAAAGAGCTTATCTGGATAACCATCACCGGTAAGATCTACTAGGAGGAGATACCATGTTGAATCCCCTATAGAGATATTGGACTCCCAAGCACCATATATCCTGCCAACCCCCTCAAGCCCAGCCCAGCCGCTGGCATTTGTGAAGGATATATATGTGGCCCTCGCAACGCTTCTATTGGTTGTGTAGAGAGTCGATGGGGTGAACGCTGCTGATGCATCGTATATGTTGAAGAGCTTCGTCCT from Sulfolobales archaeon encodes the following:
- a CDS encoding alkaline phosphatase family protein produces the protein MGDPRSRYAVLAMIALALLASSAMVQTSPIGEEGRKKVIWLSVDSANYYRLYNISYSYPLENLRRVLENGSHGPMVVMYPSATAVNHASESTGAPPGSTGIVGNSIHLPNTSVISTVSGFDGRYLLAEPIWVTADREGLRTIVISYPQSTPLAWQGKIDPSRTKLFNIYDASAAFTPSTLYTTNRSVARATYISFTNASGWAGLEGVGRIYGAWESNISIGDSTWYLLLVDLTGDGYPDKLFITTGSKDVSKALAVLSEGSWSPPINTTIIYRGSEYIVAPMFKAIKLDPSDFRLYRGITRPFNTPWYSDKDLAWAVWNNVISRVGAFTDGDYFALQNDWIDVETYMETVYMTNRFFKEFTIYIIKNTDWDFIITYTPVVDNVYHQFLGMIYPSMPYYDSSKADYYRSLIARAYAMIDEFVGEILRNIDVRTTTLIITSDHGQCPVKYMVNINAILYNAGLISISGGRAALNGTKAWYAGHGHILVNLRGREEGGIVDPSEYRSTVDQIIRAIQAVRDPDTGEPVFDLVVTREQARTLGLWGDRVGDVVIATRCGYTAIGGIPSIREGAAVIFSPAIPLKTLTGDHGTILPGYQELHATFIAYGGGVVKGSLGLISSLSVAPTISEILGIGKPKDSIAPPLPILPRAVVVEVRTATATETIYTTVIKTSTITAVSTSTVTSYTTLYGTVTRQEIKTLTATETKTVEARPQYDISYIAIAAVVALIVGLAIGYIIRGFRR